One Penicillium oxalicum strain HP7-1 chromosome III, whole genome shotgun sequence genomic region harbors:
- a CDS encoding Cytokinesis protein sepA — MPTGPPADKSRQTSAGKSFFGRKLYKERSTDERSSEGYGGSYDSLAPPASASGSRSSRYSKRSSVQSVDTHGDLDSSMLAPMSGGGIPSMPFDSMPSDTRTPVPIDNYPRPDSSSARLEPSSSSYGKPSGDFYSHYPTWNSSSTSSSSAPNAPPHGYTSYPPSGPRPPPHTSGMTMTSSTSGDRGTRYQQWGRPGSSAANHSIDSSSNSRTSLDQTSLYSSHSSNTRGSTYFSSSDGSSRTLTPSHSGDRITMFPTSNSSGRMSSAASSHSNVPAAVPRPDNFLTRPRDDRVVDQLFLELMQKRGWQNLPEQAKRQMLSYPASKKWTLVHQDRLTELQGEQKRRQNARQTHGHDGLSGLLERADEEGSPEWYVKKVMDDTITSKQLASLSVSLRTQPISWVKAFVEAQGQVALTNVLQKINRRKASGPVPAPPTGDKDLDREYDIAKCLKGLMNNKYGADDALEHQGVLVALVNSLSSPRLNTRKLVSEVLTFLCHWAEGRGHQKVLQAMDKVKHDHNETGRFDAWMRITEVTIDGRGKMGSLVGASEEYRSGGIGMENALMEYAVSTMILINMLVDGAENDLELRCHIRAQFISCGIKRLLTKMEGFQYDVIDKQIERFRENEAIDYEDLLQREGSSMKDSVEGEVKDMSDPLQIADAIATKISGTRSHDYFLSAMQHMLLIRENAGEEGLRMFQLVDAMMSYVAMDRRLPDMDLRQGLNFTVQSLLDRLHTDAEARQVYDEALEARQIAEAAIAERDEMKAQVEMGADGLVRKLQKQIDEQAGIIELQSRQNETLKAEVAEVQRLRAQELQRNELETRELYLMLRDAQDIAASNARKQANASETGPVDPSQLPGIMDRERLMERLERQLERTKTQFKLEGKIWGQHGPSDRLRELREKMEGGADESEEFAESARRNLDPSSLGSVYRKRSHVPEMNNGSDELPMSPLDEEEEAVFEKPRLIQYQRPRLNPAQASGLLGEIASKVPKFDDDEQEVASDVGAAAVAAPAASTSVTSVAVKDAGAVAKDVVTPNIVPPPPPPPPPPGGAKLVVPPPPPPGGAKLVIPPPPPPGGAKSVAPLPPPPPPPPGGKLAIPPPPPPGGAKVPGLPPPPPPPGGKIGVPPPPPPPGGFGAGLPPPPPPPGASGGFPPPPPPPSAPLGAGWRPTYMVQDDMPTSITGMPSIRPKKKLKALHWDKVDTPQVTVWAAHAPTQQEKEQKYTDLAKKGVLDEVERLFMAKETKIFGASTASKQRKDKKQVISNDLSKNFQIALSKFSQLPAEEVTRMIIHCDKEILDNLVVMDFLQRDEMCSIPENVAKLLAPYSRDWTVPGAANSEREQDPAELTREDQIYLATAFELNHYWKARMRALSLTRSYEHEYEDISAKLQEVVRVSETLRDSVSLMNVLGLILDIGNFMNDANKQAQGFKLSSLARLGMVKDDKNETTFADLVERIVRNQYPEWEGFSDEISGVIGLQKVSVDQLRSDSIKYISNIKNVQASLDAGNLSDPKKFHPQDRVSQVVQRSMKDARRKAEQLQLYLDEMNKTYDDIMVFYGEDSADENARRDFFAKLASFLMEWKKSREKNIGLEESRKRTEASLARKRINVNLANGAGTESPSSPATSGAMDSLLEKLRAAAPQTKDVRDRRRRARLKERHQIRVASGQKVPDFSAIDAGTEGSEAPADTTASTDENGLLSPPMPDEPVESSKETQVSEGEDVADRAASMLLGLRSNSEANGDRPRRRRESADEERRQRRLRRRNGGTSVSKGSADGTGSNLAPVVEPTSPTLTDHTGGAEEQSLLSPQQEDFRLSGTPEIVVSDQNDETIYEALCPGKPLPKPRFAALRTLYDPALPPSPNTVLDAGALILYFPGPKTVTGEDVLELHVHGGPAIVKAVLDAIARTNKTDTVVRYAEPGEFTRRAFMNDRLGLPQIEALGDTLSADTEQQRRLAVRGTSDALLNRYELWRQVLLYARGELEALIDFSEDQHFDESTEELVASVRSQVEALAVQVKFHVQNASRGELLRNGIRVALLGAPNAGKSSLLNRVVGKEAAIVSAEEGTTRDIVDVGVDLGGWYCKLGDMAGIRAEAGGSNSVVIGAVEKEGIRRARERALESDVVVVVVSLEYDGPHVRLSVEQEVREAVNDCVEAGKSLVVAVNKCDKLSAGDWGDSLPSALAQRVSEEFPAVPADRIFAISCNDAQRGMLPSVGSQQGSSTDPGNLQTFLRGLISTFEQIASPLGVDSDESGPYDKSYWEDSLGVTHRQSSNLQKCLDHLHDFLSQTRPSASGNSIASSYNGSPLVEAEIDIVAAAEHLRFAADMLAKITGKGESGDVEDVLGVVFEK; from the exons ATGCCCACCGGCCCGCCCGCCGACAAGTCCAGGCAAACGTCCGCTGGAAAGTCCTTTTTTGGAAGGAAGTTGTATAAGGAGAGGTCGACCGATGAGCGCTCGTCAGAAGGGTATGGGGGTTCCTACGATAGCCTGGCGCCGCCGGCCAGCGCGTCGGGTTCCCGTTCATCCCGATACTCGAAGCGCTCCTCAGTTCAATCGGTGGATACGCATGGGGATCTCGACTCGTCGATGCTCGCGCCCATGTCCGGTGGTGGAATTCCCTCCATGCCCTTCGACAGTATGCCCTCAGACACGAGAACACCTGTTCCGATTGACAACTACCCGCGCCCTGACTCCTCCAGCGCCCGCCTCGAGCCCTCCTCGAGCAGTTATGGCAAGCCCAGCGGGGACTTTTATAGTCACTACCCAACGTGGAATTCTTCTtcgacctcctcctcttctgcaCCCAACGCTCCGCCGCACGGGTACACTTCATATCCTCCTTCAGGGCCCCGCCCACCCCCTCACACTTCGggcatgaccatgaccagcAGTACATCTGGAGACCGCGGCACTCGTTATCAACAATGGGGTCGTCCTGGTAGTTCCGCCGCCAACCACTCGATCGATTCTTCCTCCAACTCCCGCACCTCGCTCGATCAGACCAGTCTATATTCCTCCCATTCATCCAACACGCGCGGCTCCACATATTTCTCTTCCTCAGACGGTTCCTCGCGCACACTCACGCCGTCCCATTCGGGGGATCGTATCACCATGTTTCCCACCAGCAACAGCTCCGGGCGCATGTCCAGCGCTGCCTCGTCCCATTCGAATGTCCCCGCCGCGGTGCCGCGACCTGACAATTTCTTGACTCGGCCCCGCGACGATCGCGTGGTGGATCAGCTGTTCTTGGAGCTCATGCAAAAGCGAGGGTGGCAGAATCTTCCAGAACAGGCAAAGCGACAAATGCTATCGTATCCAGCCTCAAAGAAGTGGACGTTGGTCCACCAGGATCGCTTGACAGAGTTACAGGGCGAGCAGAAGCGCCGTCAGAACGCCCGCCAGACTCATGGCCACGATGGACTCTCGGGTCTGCTGGAGCGCGCCGACGAAGAAGGAAGCCCGGAGTGGTACGTGAAAAAGGTCATGGACGATACGATTACTTCGAAACAGCTAGCAAGTCTCAGCGTCAGTCTACGGACGCAACCGATCAG TTGGGTCAAAGCTTTCGTCGAAGCGCAGGGTCAAGTAGCCCTCACCAACGTTCTCCAGAAAATCAACCGGCGTAAGGCCTCTGGACCTGTTCCTGCTCCGCCCACAGGAGATAAAGACCTCGATCGAGAATATGACATTGCAAAATGTTTGAAGGGTCTGATGAACAACAAGTACGGCGCCGATGATGCACTTGAGCACCAAGGTGTTCTGGTGGCGCTTGTCAATTCGCTTTCCTCCCCGCGTCTCAATACTCGAAAGCTCGTGAGTGAGGTGCTCACATTTCTGTGTCACTGGGCCGAAGGTCGAGGCCATCAAAAGGTCCTCCAGGCTATGGACAAGGTGAAGCATGACCATAACGAAACTGGGCGTTTTGATGCGTGGATGCGCATCACGGAAGTTACCATTGATGGCCGCGGAAAAATGGGTAGTCTGGTAGGCGCAAGCGAAGAGTATCGCAGTGGTGGTATTGGAATGGAGAACGCTTTGATGGAATATGCGGTCTCAACGATGATTCTCATCAACATGCTTGTCGATGGTGCTGAAAATGACTTGGAATTGCGATGCCACATTCGCGCCCAGTTCATCTCATGCGGTATCAAGCGGCTGCTCACTAAGATGGAAGGTTTCCAGTACGATGTGATCGACAAGCAGATTGAGCGCTTCCGGGAGAATGAAGCCATCGACTATGAAGACTTACTCCAGCGCGAGGGCAGTAGTATGAAAGACAGTGTTGAGGGCGAAGTCAAGGATATGAGTGATCCGCTCCAAATCGCCGACGCGATTGCGACCAAGATCAGCGGCACTCGTTCTCATGACTACTTCCTTTCGGCGATGCAACATATGCTGCTGATCAGGGAGAATGCCGGCGAGGAGGGACTGCGCATGTTCCAGCTTGTGGATGCCATGATGAGTTACGTTGCGATGGATCGCAGATTGCCCGACATGGACCTCCGGCAGGGCTTGAACTTCACTGTCCAAAGTCTGCTGGATCGACTGCACACGGACGCTGAAGCCAGGCAGGTGTACGATGAGGCATTGGAGGCACGCCAGATTGCCGAAGCTGCCATTGCGGAGCGCGACGAGATGAAGGCTCAGGTGGAGATGGGTGCAGACGGTCTTGTCAGGAAGCTTCAAAAGCAAATTGACGAGCAGGCTGGGATCATTGAGCTCCAGAGCCGTCAAAATGAGACACTCAAGGCCGAGGTTGCCGAAGTCCAACGATTACGCGCCCAAGAATTGCAGCGTAACGAACTAGAAACTCGTGAGCTCTACCTGATGCTTCGGGATGCCCAGGATATTGCTGCTTCAAATGCCCGGAAACAAGCCAACGCATCCGAAACTGGGCCTGTGGACCCATCTCAATTACCAGGCATTATGGACCGTGAGCGCCTTATGGAACGTCTCGAACGCCAATTGGAGCGAACGAAAACCCAGTTTAAGCTGGAAGGCAAGATCTGGGGCCAGCATGGACCTTCGGACCGCCTGCGTGAGCTTCGCGAAAAGATGGAAGGCGGCGCGGATGAAAGTGAGGAATTCGCCGAGTCTGCCCGTCGCAATCTAGATCCCAGCTCGCTTGGATCTGTATACCGGAAGCGCAGCCATGTCCCTGAGATGAACAATGGCTCCGACGAGCTTCCTATGTCTCCCttggacgaagaggaggaggccgtGTTTGAGAAACCCCGTCTGATTCAATACCAGCGTCCGCGCTTGAACCCTGCGCAGGCTAGCGGTCTACTTGGTGAGATTGCGTCCAAGGTGCCCAAatttgacgatgatgagCAAGAAGTGGCTTCCGACGTCGGCGCCGCTGCAGTTGCAGCTCCAGCCGCCTCTACCTCCGTCACTTCCGTTGCTGTTAAAGATGCAGGTGCTGTGGCCAAAGATGTAGTTACTCCCAATATCgtaccaccacctccgccaccaccaccacctccaggCGGTGCAAAGCTGGTCgttcctccgcctcctcctccaggcGGTGCAAAGCTCGTCattcctccgcctcctccaccagGTGGTGCGAAGTCCGTcgctcctctccctcctcctccacctccacccccagGGGGCAAGCTTGCGAttcctccgcctccacctCCCGGCGGCGCCAAGGTCCCTGGtcttccccctccacctcctcctccaggtGGAAAGATTGGTGTTCCACCcccgcctcctccccccggtggctttggcgctggtcttcctcctccgcctcctcctcctggtgCTTCTGGTGGCttccctccacctcctccgcctcccaGTGCTCCTCTGGGTGCTGGCTGGCGGCCTACGTACATGGTTCAAGATGATATGCCAACATCAATCACCGGTATGCCATCCATAcggcccaagaagaagctcaaggcttTGCACTGGGACAAAGTCGACACTCCACAAGTCACAGTCTGGGCTGCTCATGCTCCCACTCaacaagaaaaggagcaGAAGTATACCGACCTTGCCAAGAAGGGTGTGCTGGATGAAGTGGAACGTCTCTTCATGGCGAAAGAGACCAAGATATTTGGGGCTAGCACTGCATCGAAGCAGCGTAAGGACAAGAAGCAAGTGATTTCGAATGATCTATCAAAGAATTTCCAGATCGCCTTGTCCAAATTCTCTCAGCTCCCGGCTGAGGAAGTCACTCGGATGATCATTCATTGCGATAAGGAGATCTTGGACAACCTGGTCGTGATGGACTTCTTGCAGCGCGATGAGATGTGTTCGATCCCGGAGAATGTAGCCAAGCTTTTGGCGCCGTACAGCCGGGACTGGACAGTCCCCGGGGCTGCCAATTCTGAGCGGGAGCAAGACCCGGCTGAACTCACTCGTGAGGATCAGATCTATCTCGCGACCGCATTTGAGCTGAATCACTACTGGAAGGCACGTATGAGAGCCCTCTCATTAACTCGCTCCTACGAGCATGAATACGAGGACATCTCCGCCAAGCTGCAGGAGGTTGTCCGAGTGAGCGAAACTCTGCGCGACTCTGTCTCTTTGATGAACGTGCTCGGTCTGATTTTGGATATTGGTAACTTTATGAATGATGCAAACAAACAGGCGCAAGGTTTCAAGCTGAGTTCGCTCGCGCGCCTGGGCATGGTCAAGGATGACAAAAACGAGACAACCTTTGCGGACCTGGTGGAACGCATCGTGCGTAATCAGTATCCCGAATGGGAGGGCTTCAGTGACGAGATCAGCGGTGTGATTGGGCTACAGAAAGTCAGCGTTGACCAGCTGCGGTCAGACTCGATCAAGTACATCAGCAATATCAAGAATGTACAAGCCAGTCTGGATGCTGGCAATCTGAGCGATCCTAAAAAGTTCCACCCTCAGGATCGCGTCAGTCAAGTGGTTCAGCGCAGCATGAAAGACGCTCGCCGCAAGGCTGAGCAACTGCAGCTGTATCTTGATGAGATGAACAAGACATATGATGACATTATGGTCTTCTACGGCGAGGACAGCGCTGACGAGAATGCCCGACGTGATTTCTTTGCAAAGTTGGCTTCATTCCTGATGGAATGGAAG AAATCTCGCGAGAAGAACATCGGGCTTGAGGAGTCAAGGAAACGCACCGAAGCTTCCTTGGCTCGCAAGCGGATCAATGTCAACCTTGCCAACGGCGCTGGTACTGAATCGCCCAGCTCTCCTGCCACGAGTGGAGCGATGGATTCATTGCTAGAGAAACTACGAGCCGCCGCGCCCCAGACTAAGGACGTCCGAGACCGTCGCCGTCGTGCTCGTCTGAAGGAGCGGCATCAAATTCGCGTCGCCTCCGGGCAGAAGGTGCCCGATTTCTCTGCTATCGACGCTGGAACTGAAGGTTCAGAAGCTCCTGCCGACACTACTGCATCGACTGACGAAAATGGCCTGCTGAGTCCGCCTATGCCTGATGAACCCGTGGAAAGCAGCAAAGAGACACAGGTCTCTGAAGGTGAAGACGTGGCAGATCGTGCTGCTAGCATGCTTCTTGGCTTGAGAAGCAATTCTGAGGCAAATGGCGACCGTCCGCGTCGCAGGAGAGAAAGCGCCGATGAAGAACGACGTCAACGCCGCCTGAGACGGCGAAATGGCGGTACAAGTGTCAGCAAAGGCAGCGCAGATGGCACAGGATCCAATCTTGCCCCTGTCGTGGAGCCCACGTCACCCACTTTGACGGACCACACGGGCGGTGCCGAGGAACAATCTCTTCTGAGCCCTCAACAGGAGGACTTTAGACTTTCGGGGACCCCCGAGATTGTGGTCTCTGATCAGAACGATGAGACT ATTTACGAGGCCCTCTGCCCTGGCAAGCCTTTGCCAAAGCCTCGATTTGCTGCGCTCCGGACTCTTTATGATCCCGCGCTCCCTCCTTCGCCAAATACGGTCCTCGATGCGGGTGCCCTCATTCTCTACTTTCCCGGTCCAAAGACAGTTACTGGCGAGGATGTGCTAGAACTACACGTTCACGGTGGTCCGGCCATCGTCAAAGCTGTACTGGATGCGATCGCGCGCACGAACAAAACCGACACCGTCGTCCGCTACGCCGAGCCGGGTGAATTTACGCGTCGCGCATTTATGAATGACCGCCTCGGTCTTCCGCAGATTGAGGCCCTGGGTGATACCCTTTCCGCAGATACGGAGCAGCAGCGACGACTCGCCGTCCGCGGCACGAGTGATGCGCTGCTCAACCGCTACGAGCTCTGGCGACAGGTACTGCTATATGCGCGTGGTGAGCTAGAAGCGCTGATTGATTTCTCCGAGGATCAGCACTTTGATGAGTCGACCGAGGAGCTCGTTGCATCTGTTAGAAGTCAAGTGGAGGCCTTGGCGGTACAGGTCAAGTTTCATGTACAGAATGCGAGTCGAGGTGAACTTTTGCGAAATGGCATCCGGGTCGCGCTTCTGGGAGCACCGAATGCCGGCAAGAGTTCGCTGTTGAATCGAGTCGTTGGCAAAGAGGCGGCCATTGTGAGTGCGGAAGAGGGAACCACTCGCGATATTGTGGATGTCGGCGTCGATCTCGGTGGATGGTACTGCAAACTCGGAGATATGGCTGGGATTCGTGCCGAGGCCGGCGGGTCTAACAGTGTTGTCATTGGTGctgtggagaaggagggcaTCCGACGAGCACGAGAGAGGGCACTGGAGTCCGATGTGGTTGTTGTGGTGGTTTCTCTCGAGTACGATGGTCCACACGTTCGGTTATCGGTGGAGCAAGAGGTTCGAGAGGCTGTCAACGACTGCGTTGAGGCAGGGAAATCTCTTGTCGTAGCCGTGAACAAGTGCGACAAATTGTCTGCCGGTGACTGGGGTGATTCGCTTCCCTCAGCTCTGGCTCAGAGAGTCTCGGAGGAATTTCCCGCTGTGCCGGCAGATCGTATCTTTGCGATATCCTGCAACGACGCACAACGGGGGATGTTGCCTTCTGTTGGAAGCCAACAAGGGAGCTCTACCGATCCGGGGAATTTGCAGACCTTCCTACGAGGACTGATCTCCACATTCGAACAAATTGCTTCGCCTCTAGGAGTGGATAGCGATGAGAGTGGTCCATATGACAAGTCTTATTGGGAAGATTCTCTAGGTGTGACACACCGACAAAGTTCAAATTTACAAAAATGTCTCGACCATCTGCACGATTTCTTGTCTCAAACCAGACCGAGTGCTTCCGGAAACTCTATCGCAAGCTCTTATAATGGGTCGCCGCTTGTGGAAGCTGAGATCGATATTGTTGCCGCCGCCGAACACTTGCGTTTCGCTGCTGATATGCTGGCGAAAATCACCGGCAAGGGTGAGAGCGGCGATGTCGAGGATGTGCTGGGCGTGGTATTCGAGAAGTAa